A stretch of Amycolatopsis balhimycina FH 1894 DNA encodes these proteins:
- a CDS encoding amidohydrolase family protein — translation MQRRFHAPVVLPADPSCSLLRDAVVDVDADGRISYCGPAATAPGSAAPVTTLTGILLPGLVNTHAHSPMTLLRGMGGDLPLLPWLNEIIWPAEAKLRADDVRTGMLLGSVEMLRHGVTTSAEMYFEGEQLVDAVLTTGGRVLVAPPVMELPGLDWRAQLKAIERWIDTDGLRFGPGDRIELGYGPHSAYMLSSEGLRATAESARSRGALVQIHIAEAAAEDTAVRASHGSVPAFLQELGVLDGRVLAAHAIHLSDADIALFAAHGVGMAHCPGSNAKLASGIARIADLRAAGVAVGLGTDGPASNDDIDLWEELQLAAMFARLATGDSTVLTAADVFLLATRGGAAALGRADIGAIEAGRWADLVHVDLDDPAFACGLDVPDVQLLSNLVWAAGSRRVRDVWVAGEQVVADGESLKVDRAKVQAGVAETAARLRA, via the coding sequence ATGCAACGCCGTTTCCACGCCCCTGTCGTTCTCCCGGCCGACCCGTCCTGTTCGCTCCTCCGTGACGCGGTCGTCGATGTCGACGCCGATGGGCGCATTTCGTACTGCGGACCGGCGGCCACCGCCCCCGGGTCCGCCGCACCGGTCACCACCCTGACCGGCATCCTGCTGCCCGGCCTGGTCAACACGCACGCGCACAGCCCGATGACGCTGCTGCGCGGCATGGGCGGCGACCTGCCGCTGCTGCCGTGGCTCAACGAGATCATCTGGCCGGCCGAGGCGAAGCTGCGGGCCGACGACGTCCGCACCGGCATGCTGCTCGGCTCGGTGGAGATGCTGCGCCACGGCGTGACGACGAGCGCGGAGATGTACTTCGAAGGCGAGCAGCTGGTCGACGCGGTGCTCACGACCGGCGGCCGCGTGCTGGTCGCGCCGCCGGTGATGGAGCTGCCGGGGCTCGACTGGCGGGCGCAGCTGAAGGCGATCGAGCGCTGGATCGACACGGACGGCCTGCGCTTCGGCCCCGGCGACCGCATCGAGCTCGGTTACGGCCCGCACTCGGCGTACATGCTCTCTTCGGAAGGGCTGCGGGCGACCGCGGAGTCGGCCCGGTCGCGCGGCGCGCTGGTCCAGATCCACATCGCCGAGGCGGCCGCGGAGGACACCGCGGTCCGTGCCTCGCACGGTTCGGTGCCGGCGTTTCTCCAGGAGCTCGGCGTGCTGGACGGCCGCGTGCTGGCGGCGCACGCGATCCACCTGTCGGATGCGGACATCGCGCTCTTCGCGGCACACGGCGTCGGCATGGCGCACTGCCCGGGTTCGAACGCGAAGCTGGCCTCGGGCATCGCGCGGATCGCGGACCTGCGTGCGGCGGGCGTGGCGGTCGGCCTCGGCACCGACGGTCCGGCCTCCAACGACGACATCGACCTGTGGGAGGAACTCCAGCTGGCGGCGATGTTCGCCCGGCTGGCCACCGGCGACTCGACGGTGTTGACGGCGGCGGACGTGTTCTTGCTGGCCACCCGAGGTGGGGCGGCGGCTCTGGGCCGCGCCGACATCGGGGCGATCGAGGCCGGCCGCTGGGCGGACCTGGTGCACGTCGACCTGGACGACCCGGCGTTCGCGTGCGGCCTGGACGTCCCGGACGTGCAGCTGCTGTCGAACCTCGTGTGGGCGGCCGGGTCGCGCCGGGTCCGGGACGTGTGGGTCGCGGGCGAGCAGGTCGTGGCGGACGGGGAGTCGCTGAAGGTGGACCGGGCGAAGGTCCAGGCCGGAGTGGCCGAGACCGCGGCCCGGCTCCGGGCCTAG
- a CDS encoding sensor histidine kinase, whose protein sequence is MPAAPPSKLLSTRATELVRRVGVPSAVLYAALLFDLIYTTQAALDDAGPRFVDFGLLPGIFAMVACALWAQKRAAVAAAAGAVVLVFSTLFVHTFHIPAYSSVLPKVSITEVVAGVQMTYYAARRARAGVAFCVIGALVAGGLVAVFGRYRGVNDIDGGTTYQALLFGVLLLAGAVVPAIAVRDRGPKADPRTRKLRWVNELARGQWPLIGLLAFALLFEFGYTYSNSVLGFPILFCSLVAAVIAVLSPRRPADAVLGIAGILLLSAVITPFLHLRSSYPMPGGVPFVQVIAGMGVVVNLTRARGLSREWLRISVLSAVVALGAIVNSNQPTGHLQTDPQTLSILAFAAALMLGISIAVGLMLRSRDSERTTVVQSAVSEAQTAERMALARELHDVVAHHVTGIVVQAQAARLMAERNPQVAVEAMGRIENAGVEALAAMRRLVRSMRGDAPAGSSEFSEQATTDLGADLRKLVESANHGVPTSMHLDLPPDLPHEVGRSALRLVQESLTNVGKHASDATEAFVVAEVTVSDAASAGGSASAGGELHLRVTDNGRATVRRPAGGSGGYGLIGMRERVALLKGRLSAGRGPDGGWRVEAWLPLAAGEGDE, encoded by the coding sequence GTGCCCGCCGCGCCCCCTTCGAAGTTGCTCTCCACCCGTGCCACCGAACTGGTGCGGCGCGTCGGCGTGCCCTCGGCCGTCCTGTACGCCGCATTGCTGTTCGACCTCATCTACACAACGCAGGCGGCGCTCGACGACGCCGGCCCGCGCTTCGTCGACTTCGGGCTCCTCCCCGGCATCTTCGCGATGGTCGCCTGCGCGCTCTGGGCGCAGAAACGCGCCGCCGTCGCGGCCGCGGCCGGTGCGGTCGTCCTCGTGTTCTCCACCCTCTTCGTCCACACGTTCCACATCCCCGCGTACTCCAGCGTGCTGCCGAAGGTGTCCATCACCGAAGTCGTGGCCGGCGTGCAGATGACCTACTACGCCGCCCGCCGCGCGCGGGCCGGGGTCGCGTTCTGCGTGATCGGCGCTCTGGTCGCCGGGGGGCTCGTCGCGGTCTTCGGCCGGTACCGGGGCGTCAACGACATCGACGGCGGCACGACCTACCAGGCCCTGCTGTTCGGCGTGCTGCTGCTCGCCGGTGCGGTGGTGCCCGCCATCGCGGTCCGCGACCGCGGTCCGAAGGCCGATCCGCGGACGCGCAAGCTGCGCTGGGTGAACGAGCTGGCGAGGGGGCAGTGGCCCCTGATCGGCCTGCTCGCCTTCGCCCTGCTCTTCGAGTTCGGCTACACGTACTCGAACAGCGTCCTCGGGTTCCCGATCCTGTTCTGCTCGCTCGTCGCGGCCGTCATCGCGGTGCTGTCGCCACGGCGGCCCGCGGACGCGGTCCTCGGCATCGCCGGGATCCTGCTGCTGTCGGCGGTCATCACGCCGTTCCTGCACCTGCGCAGCTCGTACCCGATGCCGGGTGGCGTGCCGTTCGTGCAGGTCATCGCCGGGATGGGCGTGGTGGTGAACCTGACCCGCGCCCGCGGGCTGAGCCGGGAGTGGCTGCGGATCAGCGTGCTGTCGGCGGTCGTCGCGCTCGGCGCGATCGTCAACTCGAACCAGCCCACCGGGCACCTGCAGACCGACCCCCAGACCTTGTCCATCCTGGCCTTCGCCGCGGCGCTGATGCTCGGCATCTCGATCGCCGTCGGCCTGATGCTGCGGTCGCGGGACTCCGAACGGACCACCGTCGTCCAGTCCGCGGTGAGCGAGGCGCAGACCGCCGAGCGGATGGCGCTGGCCCGCGAGCTGCACGACGTCGTCGCCCACCACGTCACCGGGATCGTCGTGCAGGCGCAGGCCGCCCGGCTGATGGCCGAACGGAACCCGCAGGTGGCGGTCGAGGCGATGGGCCGCATCGAGAACGCCGGCGTCGAAGCGCTCGCGGCGATGCGGCGGCTGGTCCGCTCGATGCGCGGCGACGCACCGGCCGGGTCGAGCGAGTTCAGCGAACAGGCCACCACCGACCTCGGCGCCGACCTGCGGAAGCTGGTCGAGAGCGCCAACCACGGCGTGCCGACGTCGATGCACCTCGACCTGCCGCCGGACCTGCCGCACGAGGTCGGCCGCTCGGCGCTGCGGCTGGTGCAGGAGTCGCTGACGAACGTCGGCAAGCACGCCTCCGACGCGACCGAGGCGTTCGTCGTAGCCGAAGTGACCGTGTCCGATGCCGCCTCCGCGGGAGGGAGTGCGTCGGCGGGCGGCGAACTGCACCTGCGGGTGACGGACAACGGCCGCGCGACGGTACGCCGTCCGGCCGGGGGATCGGGCGGCTACGGTCTGATCGGCATGCGCGAACGCGTCGCGCTGCTCAAGGGACGGCTGTCGGCCGGGCGCGGCCCGGACGGTGGCTGGCGGGTCGAAGCGTGGCTGCCGCTGGCCGCCGGGGAAGGGGACGAGTGA
- a CDS encoding ABC transporter ATP-binding protein, which translates to MDPNTPQATNGSVLSGRGLVKRYGAQYALAGIDIDIQPRDAVAIVGPSGSGKTSLLHVLAGILRADDGQIFLAGQRIDHLGEKKRSELRRTEFGFVFQSGMLVAELSAEENVALPSLLAGLGRKEAIEAGRVWLSRLGLAGKERRRPGELSGGEAQRVAIARALTHRPKVIFADEPTGALDTRTGRETMDALLGAAHETGAAVIVVTHDRELAESMPKTVAIRDGLIATRLAA; encoded by the coding sequence GTGGACCCGAACACTCCACAAGCGACGAACGGCTCGGTGCTGTCCGGCCGCGGGCTGGTCAAGCGCTACGGCGCGCAGTACGCCTTGGCCGGCATCGACATCGACATCCAGCCGCGGGACGCCGTCGCCATCGTCGGGCCGTCCGGCTCGGGCAAGACGTCGCTGCTGCACGTCCTGGCCGGCATCCTCCGGGCCGACGACGGGCAGATCTTCCTGGCCGGCCAGCGGATCGACCACCTCGGCGAGAAGAAGCGCAGCGAGCTGCGGCGCACCGAGTTCGGGTTCGTCTTCCAGTCGGGGATGCTCGTCGCGGAACTCTCGGCCGAGGAGAACGTCGCGCTGCCGTCGCTGCTGGCCGGGCTGGGCCGCAAGGAGGCCATCGAGGCCGGCCGTGTCTGGCTTTCGCGGCTCGGCCTGGCCGGCAAGGAACGCCGCCGTCCCGGTGAGCTGTCCGGCGGCGAGGCCCAGCGCGTCGCGATCGCGCGGGCGCTGACCCACCGGCCGAAGGTGATCTTCGCCGACGAGCCGACCGGCGCGCTCGACACGCGCACCGGCCGCGAGACGATGGACGCCCTGCTCGGCGCCGCCCACGAGACCGGCGCCGCGGTGATCGTGGTGACCCACGACCGTGAGCTGGCCGAGTCGATGCCGAAGACCGTCGCCATCCGCGACGGCCTGATCGCGACGAGGCTGGCGGCGTGA
- a CDS encoding SdrD B-like domain-containing protein: MIFSARATVVVAVAIAGAAVPASASADAPPGCGGLAPNPSVELTARNGAPDGYVFTPAAPVPPGTPAAKAPKLLTEQAYAVDGQRSAVIQTPDGKTSTASQTERFVPGGVYTLSVWTASHAPKYEPATGLRFFDATGAQVQETKLVAGHYAGDGQLEQQDFPAATAPAKATAVKFFATTSLDRLRWDCVDLQLAAYSVKKEVRNPATGAWGPFATVTAGETAHYRVTVTNEGTQDLTGITVRDPWCAEPFGPFGLAAGANRQLTCDHPDLTVADTGHVNTAKVTGVHYVSGTLGDKTASATITVLPPPSIAKIGDFAWADRNRDGLQDPGEPGVAGVKVTLKDGAGGTVGTTTTDDKGKYGFEKLKDGTYQVCFDGFPEGFAVTREDAGSDDKDSDAGADGCAAPRTLGGKGREDFTVDLGLAPPTNRIGDFAWADTDGNGRQDPGEPGLAGVKVTLKNGATEVASVATGDDGAYAFDGLEDGGYQVCFTPPPGEHLVPKDAADDAADSDADPATGCTDVRQLGQGKREDRTVDAGFAVTVGA, from the coding sequence GTGATCTTCTCGGCGCGGGCGACGGTGGTGGTGGCGGTGGCGATCGCGGGTGCGGCGGTGCCCGCGTCCGCGTCCGCGGATGCGCCGCCGGGCTGCGGCGGGCTCGCGCCGAATCCGAGCGTCGAGCTCACCGCGCGCAACGGCGCCCCGGACGGGTACGTGTTCACCCCGGCCGCGCCGGTCCCGCCCGGGACACCGGCCGCGAAGGCGCCGAAGCTGCTGACCGAGCAGGCGTACGCCGTCGACGGGCAGCGGTCGGCGGTCATCCAGACGCCGGACGGCAAGACCAGCACCGCCTCCCAGACCGAGCGGTTCGTCCCCGGCGGCGTCTACACGCTCAGTGTCTGGACCGCTTCGCACGCGCCGAAGTACGAACCGGCCACCGGCCTGCGGTTCTTCGACGCGACGGGCGCCCAGGTGCAGGAGACCAAGCTGGTCGCCGGCCACTACGCCGGCGACGGGCAGCTTGAACAGCAGGACTTCCCGGCGGCGACCGCGCCGGCGAAGGCGACCGCGGTGAAGTTCTTCGCCACGACCAGCCTCGACCGGCTGCGCTGGGACTGCGTCGACCTCCAGCTCGCGGCGTACTCGGTGAAGAAGGAAGTGCGGAACCCGGCGACCGGCGCGTGGGGCCCGTTCGCGACGGTGACCGCGGGCGAGACCGCGCACTACCGCGTCACCGTGACCAACGAGGGCACGCAGGACCTGACCGGGATCACGGTGCGGGACCCGTGGTGCGCCGAGCCGTTCGGGCCGTTCGGGCTGGCCGCGGGCGCGAACCGGCAGCTGACCTGCGACCACCCGGACCTCACGGTGGCCGACACCGGGCACGTCAACACGGCGAAGGTCACCGGCGTGCACTACGTGAGCGGCACGCTCGGCGACAAGACGGCGTCGGCGACGATCACCGTCCTGCCCCCGCCGTCGATCGCGAAGATCGGCGACTTCGCCTGGGCGGACCGCAACCGCGACGGGCTGCAGGACCCGGGCGAGCCCGGCGTCGCGGGCGTCAAGGTGACGCTGAAGGACGGCGCGGGCGGCACGGTCGGCACCACGACGACCGACGACAAGGGCAAGTACGGCTTCGAGAAGCTCAAGGACGGCACGTACCAGGTCTGCTTCGACGGCTTCCCGGAAGGCTTCGCCGTGACGCGCGAGGACGCGGGCAGCGACGACAAGGACTCCGACGCGGGCGCCGACGGCTGCGCCGCGCCCCGGACCCTGGGCGGCAAGGGGCGGGAGGACTTCACGGTGGACCTCGGGCTGGCACCGCCGACGAACCGGATCGGCGACTTCGCCTGGGCGGACACCGACGGGAACGGACGGCAGGACCCGGGCGAGCCCGGCCTCGCGGGCGTCAAGGTGACACTGAAGAACGGCGCCACGGAGGTGGCGAGCGTCGCCACGGGCGACGACGGCGCGTACGCGTTCGACGGCTTGGAGGACGGCGGGTACCAGGTGTGCTTCACGCCGCCGCCGGGCGAGCACCTGGTGCCGAAGGACGCGGCCGACGACGCGGCCGACTCGGACGCGGACCCGGCGACGGGCTGCACCGACGTCCGGCAGCTCGGCCAGGGCAAGCGCGAGGACCGCACGGTGGACGCCGGGTTCGCCGTTACGGTGGGGGCATGA
- a CDS encoding response regulator — MIRVLIADDQEMVRMGFRMILESHDDIEVVADVPDGVSAVSKARELRPDVCLLDIRMPGLDGLEVTRQLAGPDVADPLKVVVVTTFDLDEYVYTALRNGASGFLLKDAGPALLIEAVRAAERGDALVSPQITVRLLKHFDGSSVKARPAPPSEPLTAREMDVVKEVARGLTNTEIGAELFLSLSTVKTHLASVQGKIGARNRVETAAWAWRNGVVS; from the coding sequence GTGATCCGGGTACTGATCGCCGACGACCAGGAGATGGTGCGGATGGGCTTCCGCATGATCCTCGAGTCCCACGACGACATCGAGGTCGTCGCGGACGTCCCGGACGGCGTCTCGGCGGTGTCGAAGGCCCGCGAACTGCGCCCGGACGTCTGCCTGCTCGACATCCGCATGCCCGGCCTCGACGGGCTGGAGGTGACCCGGCAGCTGGCCGGCCCGGACGTGGCCGACCCGCTGAAGGTCGTCGTGGTCACGACGTTCGACCTCGACGAATACGTGTACACGGCGTTGCGCAACGGCGCGTCCGGGTTCCTGCTGAAGGACGCGGGCCCGGCACTGCTGATCGAGGCCGTGCGCGCGGCCGAGCGCGGTGACGCGCTCGTCTCGCCGCAGATCACCGTCCGGCTGCTCAAGCACTTCGACGGCAGTTCGGTCAAGGCGCGGCCCGCCCCGCCGTCCGAACCGCTGACCGCGCGCGAGATGGACGTCGTCAAGGAGGTGGCGCGCGGGCTGACGAACACCGAGATCGGCGCGGAGCTGTTCCTGTCGTTGTCGACGGTGAAGACGCACCTGGCGTCGGTGCAGGGAAAGATCGGCGCGCGGAACCGGGTGGAGACCGCGGCGTGGGCGTGGCGGAACGGGGTCGTCTCGTAA
- a CDS encoding SDR family oxidoreductase — translation MTDLPLALVTGASRGIGAAVAHQLAPTHRLLLGGRDADALAALAKELPGAKPWPVELTDPASLASAVADISSLDVLVHSAGVARLGRIEDASASAWRDNFEVNTLAVVELTRLLLPALRTARGHVVVINSGAGRNARPGWSPYAASKFAVRAFADALREEEPDLRVTSVYPGRTDTEMQQEIFAGEGREYDTAHLLKADSVATAVVTAISATPDAHQTEVILRPR, via the coding sequence ATGACGGATCTTCCCCTCGCCCTGGTGACCGGTGCGTCGCGCGGCATCGGCGCGGCGGTCGCCCACCAGCTCGCCCCGACCCACCGCCTGCTGCTCGGCGGCCGCGACGCCGACGCGCTGGCCGCGCTGGCCAAGGAGCTCCCGGGCGCGAAGCCGTGGCCGGTGGAGCTGACGGATCCGGCTTCGCTCGCTTCGGCGGTCGCGGACATCTCGTCGTTGGACGTGCTGGTCCACTCGGCGGGCGTGGCACGCCTGGGCCGCATCGAGGACGCTTCCGCGTCGGCGTGGCGCGACAACTTCGAGGTCAACACCCTGGCAGTGGTCGAGCTGACCCGCCTGCTGCTCCCGGCCCTGCGCACGGCCCGCGGCCACGTGGTGGTGATCAACTCGGGAGCGGGCCGGAACGCCCGCCCGGGCTGGTCCCCGTACGCGGCGAGCAAGTTCGCGGTCCGCGCCTTCGCCGACGCCCTGCGCGAAGAGGAACCGGACCTCCGCGTGACCTCGGTCTACCCGGGCCGCACGGACACGGAGATGCAGCAGGAGATCTTCGCCGGCGAAGGCCGCGAGTACGACACAGCACACCTGCTGAAAGCGGACTCGGTGGCGACGGCGGTGGTGACAGCGATCTCGGCCACCCCGGACGCCCACCAGACGGAAGTGATCCTGCGCCCGCGTTAA
- a CDS encoding ABC transporter permease, with translation MNSLQIALRVLRVDRRTRTSAVLTAIGVAVATGLVLLLATLPFATQHREQRALWQGEHFFSRGSDGPVKMVYASSKDYFDGRQIIRVDVALTPGAAGIPLPAGVPQLPGPGETVVSPALGRLLQAHPGGQLADRFGKPVGAIGEDGLRFPEQLVALTGHTPDAMPENASQVAAFPGGKASPDPLLTLLSWVGIIVLLVPSLVLVASSARLTAARRERRLAAIRLAGATPGQVTNMVAAETTLSAGIGAVLGLLISPALRGLASFVPWAGGTWLASDFALPIGLTVFIVLAIPVLVVLAGVLGLRRVLKNPLFATGGHTKKPLHWWRLLALPAAGLFFLVAVTTAKDSDSGGIGLVMAGLCLLVGSAAIVGPWVTSAVGGTFVRIWRRPSALLAGRRLRDDPKGAYRASAGIVLAVFTGSMALTLLPTFESMAGGGRSFSGSVFYVDADAPHASKIVDQANAALQKYGQSEKAVAVGEVYLVRGQVPNRYGHRALVMTCADAVKLTRFGLTQANCTGGPAVFGDSALDLAQYKFATNWEGEAVAAKSGTRVEAVHYPDSDLSGTFVIDPAALPDGVAMKDFTVVAPTTDANREIVRTALAGPAAGAEVGSRDQYLVNQQTELGDLRRVTVIGLIAAGILAGCSAAVATAGSVMDRRRTFGALMAAGTPVRVLARALRMEAALPALVATIGAGIVGVLVGVGLYSLVDARGIVLSPWLLAPVVLGVGVALLGASVCTPALKRVQAEPLADE, from the coding sequence GTGAACTCCCTCCAGATCGCCCTGCGGGTGCTGAGGGTCGACCGGCGGACCCGGACGTCGGCGGTCCTCACCGCGATCGGGGTGGCCGTCGCGACCGGGCTGGTGCTGCTGCTGGCGACGCTGCCGTTCGCCACCCAGCACCGCGAGCAGCGGGCCCTCTGGCAGGGCGAACACTTCTTCAGCCGCGGCTCCGACGGCCCGGTCAAAATGGTTTACGCCAGCTCGAAGGACTACTTCGACGGCCGGCAGATCATCCGGGTCGACGTCGCGCTGACGCCGGGCGCGGCCGGGATCCCGCTGCCCGCCGGTGTCCCGCAGCTGCCGGGGCCGGGCGAGACCGTCGTGTCGCCCGCGCTCGGCCGGCTGCTGCAGGCCCACCCGGGCGGGCAGCTCGCCGACCGGTTCGGCAAGCCCGTCGGCGCCATCGGCGAGGACGGCCTGCGCTTCCCGGAGCAGCTCGTCGCGCTCACCGGGCACACGCCGGACGCGATGCCCGAGAACGCCTCCCAGGTGGCCGCCTTCCCCGGCGGGAAGGCGAGCCCGGACCCCCTGCTCACGCTGCTGTCCTGGGTCGGGATCATCGTGCTGCTGGTGCCGAGCCTGGTGCTGGTCGCGTCGTCGGCCCGGCTGACCGCGGCCCGGCGGGAACGGCGGCTCGCCGCGATCCGCCTGGCCGGCGCGACGCCGGGGCAGGTCACGAACATGGTGGCCGCCGAGACGACCTTGTCGGCCGGCATCGGCGCGGTTCTCGGCCTGCTGATCAGCCCGGCGTTGCGCGGCCTGGCGTCGTTCGTGCCGTGGGCCGGCGGCACCTGGCTCGCGTCCGACTTCGCGCTGCCGATCGGCCTGACGGTGTTCATCGTCCTGGCCATCCCGGTGCTCGTGGTGCTGGCCGGTGTGCTCGGCCTGCGCCGCGTGCTCAAGAACCCGCTGTTCGCGACCGGCGGCCACACGAAGAAGCCGTTGCACTGGTGGCGGTTGCTGGCGCTGCCCGCGGCCGGGCTGTTCTTCCTCGTCGCGGTGACGACGGCGAAGGACTCCGACAGCGGCGGCATCGGGCTGGTCATGGCGGGCCTGTGCCTGCTGGTCGGCTCGGCCGCGATCGTCGGGCCGTGGGTGACGTCGGCGGTCGGCGGCACGTTCGTCCGGATCTGGCGCCGCCCGTCCGCGCTGCTCGCCGGCCGTCGCCTGCGTGACGACCCGAAGGGTGCCTACCGGGCGTCCGCCGGGATCGTGCTCGCGGTGTTCACCGGGTCGATGGCGCTGACGCTGCTGCCGACGTTCGAATCGATGGCCGGTGGCGGGCGGTCCTTCTCCGGCTCCGTGTTCTACGTCGACGCCGATGCCCCGCACGCGAGCAAGATCGTCGACCAGGCCAACGCGGCCCTGCAGAAGTACGGCCAGTCCGAGAAGGCGGTCGCCGTCGGCGAGGTCTACCTGGTGCGGGGCCAGGTTCCCAACCGCTACGGCCACCGCGCGCTGGTGATGACCTGCGCGGACGCCGTCAAGCTGACCCGCTTCGGGCTCACGCAGGCGAACTGCACCGGCGGTCCGGCCGTCTTCGGCGACTCGGCGCTCGACCTGGCGCAGTACAAGTTCGCCACCAACTGGGAGGGGGAGGCGGTGGCCGCGAAGTCGGGAACGCGGGTGGAAGCCGTCCACTACCCGGACTCCGACCTGTCCGGCACGTTCGTCATCGACCCCGCCGCCCTGCCGGACGGCGTCGCGATGAAGGACTTCACCGTCGTCGCGCCGACCACCGACGCGAACCGCGAGATCGTCCGGACGGCCCTGGCCGGACCGGCGGCGGGCGCGGAGGTCGGCAGCCGGGACCAGTACCTGGTCAACCAGCAGACCGAGCTCGGTGACCTGCGCCGGGTCACGGTGATCGGGCTGATCGCGGCGGGGATCCTGGCCGGCTGCAGCGCCGCGGTCGCGACCGCGGGTTCGGTGATGGACCGCCGCCGCACCTTCGGGGCGCTGATGGCCGCGGGCACCCCGGTGCGGGTGCTGGCGAGGGCGTTGCGGATGGAAGCCGCGCTGCCCGCGCTGGTCGCCACCATCGGGGCGGGAATCGTCGGGGTACTGGTCGGCGTTGGGCTCTACAGCTTGGTCGACGCGCGGGGCATCGTGCTCAGCCCGTGGCTCCTGGCGCCGGTGGTGCTCGGAGTCGGGGTGGCCCTGCTGGGCGCGTCGGTCTGCACGCCGGCGCTCAAGCGGGTCCAGGCCGAACCGCTGGCCGACGAATAA